A genomic stretch from Anaerolinea thermophila UNI-1 includes:
- a CDS encoding molybdopterin biosynthesis protein has translation MSVYLHDIPLPEAQQRLIQALEEVGLESVLGVEEIPLDERALGRVLAEPVWARLSSPHYHASAMDGFALRAEATAGASPTRPVILQVGEQAVYVDTGDPLPDWANAVVPIENVEALDEQDIPAADARHPLKIRLREALPPWTHVRPMGEDIVATELVLPAGHTLRAVDLGAIAASGHTHVRVSRPPRVAILPTGTELVPVGQPVKRGDIIEYNSLVLAAQVRSWGGEAVRFPITPDDFEQICQRVQQAADMTDLVLLNAGSSAGSEDFSARAVERLGTLLVHGVAVRPGHPVIMGLIRRSQGGWTPIIGVPGYPVSAALTGEIFVEPLLARWLGRRPAEPLEIEAQITRKVTSPAGDDDYMRVVVGKVGNRVLAAPLSRGAGVITSLVRADGIVILPRGVQGLEAGAPVRVRLYRSPAEVEQTIFAIGSHDLTLDLLAQALSAHQRRLVSANVGSLGGLVALRRGEAHLAGAHLLDPQTGEFNIPYIRQYLPDTPVTLVEWVGRIQGLLVCKGNPLNIRGLEDLVRAGVRFINRQRGAGTRILLDYHLERLGIDPAKIQGYDQEEYTHLAVAAAVASGRADCGLGVMAAAQALDLDFIPLFTERYQLVIPTVYYESDLLAPLRVLMQDENFRRSVQGLPGYTVENMGQVVAQLPQ, from the coding sequence ATGTCGGTTTACCTTCACGATATTCCTCTGCCAGAAGCCCAACAGCGTTTGATTCAGGCGCTGGAAGAGGTGGGGCTGGAAAGCGTTCTGGGGGTGGAAGAAATTCCGCTGGATGAGCGGGCGCTGGGGCGGGTGCTGGCGGAGCCGGTCTGGGCGCGCCTTTCTTCTCCCCACTACCACGCCTCAGCCATGGATGGCTTTGCCCTGCGCGCCGAAGCCACGGCTGGAGCATCGCCTACCCGCCCGGTGATCCTGCAGGTGGGCGAGCAAGCCGTCTATGTGGATACCGGCGACCCGCTCCCCGATTGGGCAAATGCAGTGGTGCCGATTGAAAACGTGGAAGCCCTGGATGAGCAGGACATCCCCGCCGCCGATGCCCGTCATCCTTTGAAGATTCGCCTGCGCGAGGCGCTCCCGCCGTGGACGCATGTGCGCCCGATGGGCGAGGATATTGTGGCGACCGAACTGGTCTTGCCCGCCGGGCATACCCTGCGCGCGGTGGATTTGGGCGCGATTGCCGCCAGCGGACATACCCATGTGCGGGTTTCCCGTCCGCCGCGCGTGGCAATCCTGCCTACCGGTACGGAACTGGTGCCGGTAGGTCAGCCCGTTAAGCGTGGGGATATCATCGAGTACAACTCGCTGGTGCTGGCGGCGCAGGTGCGCAGTTGGGGCGGGGAAGCCGTGCGGTTTCCCATCACCCCCGACGATTTCGAGCAAATTTGCCAGCGGGTTCAGCAAGCCGCCGATATGACTGACCTGGTCTTACTCAATGCCGGCTCTTCGGCGGGTTCGGAGGATTTTTCTGCCCGTGCGGTGGAGCGCCTGGGAACTTTACTGGTGCATGGTGTGGCGGTTCGCCCGGGGCATCCGGTCATTATGGGGCTGATTCGCCGTTCGCAGGGCGGTTGGACACCCATTATCGGTGTGCCGGGTTATCCCGTCTCGGCGGCACTGACCGGCGAGATTTTTGTCGAGCCTCTGCTGGCGCGCTGGCTGGGCAGGCGTCCCGCCGAACCGCTGGAAATCGAAGCGCAGATCACCCGCAAGGTGACCTCTCCCGCCGGAGATGACGATTATATGCGGGTGGTGGTGGGTAAGGTGGGCAACCGCGTGCTGGCGGCGCCGCTCTCGCGCGGTGCGGGGGTCATCACCTCGCTGGTGCGCGCCGATGGGATTGTCATCCTGCCGCGCGGCGTGCAGGGCTTGGAAGCTGGGGCGCCGGTGCGGGTGCGCCTGTACCGCTCTCCCGCCGAGGTGGAGCAGACCATCTTTGCCATTGGCTCGCATGATTTAACGCTGGACCTGCTGGCGCAGGCGCTCTCTGCCCATCAGCGGCGGCTGGTCTCTGCAAATGTGGGCAGTTTGGGCGGCTTGGTGGCGTTGCGGCGCGGAGAAGCCCATCTGGCGGGGGCGCATCTGCTCGACCCGCAGACGGGGGAGTTCAATATCCCGTACATCCGCCAGTACCTGCCCGATACTCCCGTGACGCTGGTGGAGTGGGTGGGGCGCATTCAGGGTTTGCTGGTGTGCAAGGGCAACCCGCTGAACATCCGCGGTTTGGAAGACCTGGTGCGTGCCGGGGTGCGCTTTATCAACCGCCAGCGCGGGGCAGGCACGCGCATCTTGCTGGATTATCATCTGGAGCGCCTGGGCATCGACCCGGCAAAGATTCAGGGGTACGACCAGGAAGAGTACACCCATCTGGCGGTAGCGGCGGCGGTGGCATCCGGACGCGCCGACTGCGGCTTGGGAGTGATGGCGGCGGCGCAGGCGCTGGATCTGGACTTTATTCCGCTGTTTACCGAGCGCTATCAACTGGTCATCCCGACGGTGTATTACGAAAGCGACCTGCTGGCGCCTTTACGTGTCCTGATGCAGGATGAAAATTTCCGCCGCAGTGTACAGGGTTTGCCCGGCTACACGGTGGAAAACATGGGGCAAGTTGTGGCACAATTACCGCAGTGA
- a CDS encoding RrF2 family transcriptional regulator translates to MFRVSRRIDYGVQLMIALAQTEAERPVPTAVLAEKLHIPLPFLHQIGRSLIQSGYIRATPGPRGGLRLKQSPENISLLQIIEALEGPMRIVPESNGNGMMTREVWAELQEKVVAALASIRLSELAKKAPQGALLSVESINMAERNN, encoded by the coding sequence ATGTTTCGAGTGAGTCGAAGAATTGATTACGGTGTCCAGTTGATGATCGCCCTGGCGCAAACCGAGGCGGAACGTCCTGTGCCCACTGCCGTGCTGGCAGAAAAACTGCACATTCCCCTGCCGTTCCTGCATCAGATTGGTCGTTCGCTCATCCAGAGCGGCTACATCCGCGCCACACCCGGCCCACGAGGTGGCTTGCGTCTGAAACAGTCTCCTGAAAATATTTCGCTCCTGCAAATCATTGAAGCCCTGGAAGGTCCCATGCGCATCGTCCCCGAATCCAATGGCAACGGCATGATGACCCGCGAAGTGTGGGCAGAACTGCAGGAAAAAGTGGTGGCTGCGCTGGCGAGCATCCGCCTGAGCGAACTGGCAAAGAAAGCCCCTCAGGGTGCATTGCTTTCGGTTGAATCCATAAACATGGCGGAGCGCAACAACTAA
- a CDS encoding c-type cytochrome: MKKSFWILLAVVVMSALVLAACGGGGGQATVERKAPPPEYAGKTNPYAGDAAAIAEGKELYNVNCATCHGETGAGDGPAGASLDPKPANLITAAKEASEDYEFWIVSEGGAAAGRSASMAAYKGVLTEDEIWKILAYTRTFGK; encoded by the coding sequence ATGAAGAAGAGTTTCTGGATTCTTCTGGCTGTTGTGGTGATGAGTGCGCTCGTGCTGGCGGCTTGTGGTGGTGGGGGTGGTCAGGCGACGGTAGAACGCAAAGCACCGCCACCGGAGTATGCAGGCAAAACCAATCCGTATGCCGGCGATGCTGCCGCGATTGCGGAAGGCAAAGAACTTTACAATGTGAACTGCGCTACCTGCCATGGTGAAACCGGCGCCGGAGATGGCCCCGCGGGTGCTTCCCTGGATCCCAAACCCGCGAATTTGATTACCGCTGCCAAAGAGGCTTCTGAGGATTACGAATTCTGGATTGTCTCCGAGGGTGGGGCTGCGGCTGGGCGCAGTGCTTCTATGGCGGCTTATAAAGGTGTGCTCACCGAGGATGAAATCTGGAAGATTCTGGCATACACCAGAACGTTCGGAAAGTAG
- a CDS encoding molybdopterin-binding protein, with the protein MPEFLELLPPAQAWEVFRNALPSAVLPAERLAVVQARGRVTAEPVVSPENLPAFSRSTVDGYAVQARDTFGASESLPAYLKLIGEVPMGAAPSFSIRRGECALIHTGGMLPEGADAVVMLEHTQSSRPDEVEILRAVPSGENVLLAGEDVRIGEVVLPAGVRLEDAQIGGLTALGILEVNVVRQPRVGILSSGDEVIPPERQPQPGQVRDINSYSLSALVERHGGLAVRYGIVPDRPEVLRETLRHALSECDAVVITAGSSASTRDFTAAVINEMGAPGVLVHGVNVKPGKPTILGVCNGKPVIGLPGNPVSALVIARLFVVPVLRSLLGLSGEVWQSAVRAVLTVNLASQAGREDYFPVQLIRKGETLFAEPIFYKSNLIFTLARADGLVKIPASATGLGVGEEVDVQLL; encoded by the coding sequence ATGCCTGAATTTCTCGAACTGCTCCCTCCCGCACAAGCCTGGGAGGTTTTCCGGAATGCCTTGCCCTCTGCAGTACTCCCTGCAGAACGTCTTGCTGTCGTCCAGGCGCGCGGGCGGGTTACTGCCGAGCCGGTGGTCTCGCCGGAAAATCTCCCCGCGTTTTCGCGCTCCACGGTGGATGGCTATGCCGTGCAGGCGCGCGATACCTTTGGCGCTTCGGAAAGTTTGCCTGCCTATCTGAAACTCATTGGCGAAGTGCCCATGGGCGCGGCGCCTTCTTTTTCCATCCGGCGGGGAGAGTGCGCGCTCATTCATACCGGCGGAATGCTTCCCGAAGGCGCCGATGCGGTGGTCATGCTGGAGCATACCCAAAGTTCCCGCCCCGATGAAGTCGAAATTTTACGCGCCGTACCGTCAGGCGAAAACGTCCTGCTTGCTGGTGAAGACGTGCGCATTGGTGAGGTGGTTCTGCCTGCCGGGGTGCGCCTGGAGGATGCCCAAATCGGCGGATTGACCGCGCTGGGTATTCTGGAGGTGAATGTTGTTCGCCAGCCACGGGTGGGCATCCTTTCCAGCGGAGATGAAGTCATCCCGCCGGAGCGCCAGCCTCAACCCGGACAGGTGCGCGATATCAACAGTTATTCGCTGAGCGCGCTGGTGGAACGCCACGGCGGGCTTGCTGTGCGTTACGGCATTGTTCCTGACCGTCCCGAAGTCCTGCGGGAAACTCTGCGCCATGCCTTGAGCGAATGTGATGCGGTGGTCATCACGGCGGGGTCTTCGGCTTCCACCCGGGACTTTACCGCCGCGGTAATTAACGAGATGGGCGCGCCGGGCGTGCTGGTGCATGGCGTCAACGTCAAGCCGGGCAAGCCCACCATTCTTGGCGTGTGTAACGGTAAACCGGTCATCGGCTTGCCGGGTAATCCGGTGAGCGCGCTGGTGATTGCCCGTTTATTTGTTGTGCCGGTTTTGCGTTCTCTGCTGGGGCTTTCCGGCGAGGTGTGGCAGTCTGCCGTGCGCGCTGTGCTGACCGTCAACCTGGCATCGCAGGCGGGACGCGAGGATTATTTCCCCGTGCAGTTGATTCGCAAAGGCGAGACTCTGTTTGCCGAGCCCATTTTCTACAAGAGCAACCTCATCTTCACCCTTGCCCGCGCTGATGGTCTGGTCAAAATTCCCGCCAGCGCCACCGGTCTTGGGGTGGGGGAAGAGGTGGATGTGCAGTTGTTATGA
- a CDS encoding MBL fold metallo-hydrolase, protein MQRERISENVYWFQSEIYAQVTAGAVTGPYWAVVIDTLALPEETLAMRAFIEEELGVPVRYVINTHYHADHCWGNGFFPGATVLGHALTRKLMLEKGAASLESAKRQNPAFKQVKLIPPHITLEEGTLVLRVGKKSLTLFPTPGHSVDGISVLVEEDRVLFAGDAFLPLPYIVDGDAEVLSDTIRKIGKMGLENIVQGHGDIILRGEIDEAVKENLAYLSTIRKQVRAALRKRNPVDALLAIDIESCGKSRVFLGGLAEELHRRNLRFLFRQMQNEEERVEASER, encoded by the coding sequence ATGCAACGAGAACGAATTTCGGAAAACGTCTACTGGTTTCAAAGTGAAATCTACGCTCAGGTGACGGCTGGCGCCGTGACCGGTCCTTACTGGGCGGTGGTTATTGACACGCTGGCGCTGCCGGAAGAGACGCTGGCAATGCGCGCTTTTATTGAAGAGGAACTGGGTGTGCCGGTGCGTTATGTCATTAACACCCATTATCACGCCGACCACTGCTGGGGGAATGGCTTCTTCCCCGGCGCTACCGTGCTGGGACATGCCCTGACCCGCAAACTGATGCTGGAAAAAGGCGCCGCTTCGCTGGAATCGGCAAAACGCCAGAATCCGGCTTTCAAGCAGGTCAAACTGATTCCCCCGCACATCACGCTGGAAGAGGGTACGCTGGTGTTGCGGGTGGGCAAGAAGAGCTTGACACTCTTCCCCACTCCCGGACACAGCGTGGATGGTATTTCCGTGCTGGTGGAGGAAGACCGGGTGCTTTTCGCGGGGGATGCCTTCCTGCCTCTGCCCTATATTGTGGATGGCGATGCTGAAGTGCTCAGCGACACCATTCGCAAGATTGGTAAGATGGGGTTGGAAAACATTGTTCAGGGACATGGGGATATCATCCTGCGCGGGGAAATTGACGAGGCGGTTAAGGAAAACCTGGCGTACCTCAGCACCATCCGCAAGCAGGTGCGCGCCGCCTTGCGCAAGCGCAACCCCGTGGATGCGCTGTTAGCCATAGATATCGAGTCCTGCGGCAAGAGCCGGGTGTTCCTGGGCGGCTTGGCAGAAGAACTGCACCGCCGCAACCTGCGCTTCCTCTTCCGCCAGATGCAAAACGAAGAGGAACGTGTCGAAGCCAGCGAGCGGTAG
- a CDS encoding response regulator, which yields MSGKYRLVVVDDHALFRRGLISLLEEMPEFDVVGEASDGEEALKVIAQRHPDIALVDVNMPRMDGIALVQALRRQKSALKVLMLTISQEDQDLIGAIRAGANGYILKNTEPEDLRKALLNIAEGKGVLSPEVVPPVLGVMQRGTLDSSPQLLSDRELEVLQCLAEGLTTQQIASRLFISENTVKTHIRHILDKLEASNRTEAVGKATQLGILRR from the coding sequence ATGAGTGGGAAGTACCGGTTGGTGGTGGTGGATGATCATGCCCTCTTCCGCAGGGGGTTAATCAGCCTGCTGGAAGAAATGCCTGAGTTTGATGTGGTCGGAGAAGCCAGCGATGGCGAAGAAGCCCTGAAGGTGATTGCTCAGCGCCACCCGGATATTGCCCTGGTGGATGTCAATATGCCGCGCATGGATGGAATTGCCCTGGTGCAAGCCCTGCGGCGGCAGAAATCTGCCCTGAAGGTGCTGATGCTGACCATTTCGCAGGAAGATCAGGACCTGATCGGCGCCATCCGGGCGGGCGCCAACGGTTACATCCTGAAAAACACCGAACCGGAAGACCTGCGCAAAGCCCTCTTGAATATCGCCGAGGGGAAAGGCGTGCTTTCTCCCGAGGTTGTCCCGCCGGTGTTGGGGGTCATGCAGAGGGGGACGCTGGACTCTTCCCCGCAACTGCTCAGCGACCGCGAACTGGAAGTGTTGCAGTGCCTTGCCGAAGGGCTGACCACTCAGCAAATTGCTTCCCGACTGTTCATCTCTGAAAATACGGTCAAAACGCATATCCGCCACATTCTGGATAAACTGGAAGCCTCTAACCGCACCGAGGCGGTAGGCAAAGCTACTCAACTGGGCATTTTGCGCCGCTGA
- a CDS encoding polysaccharide deacetylase family protein, with the protein MRRILLGLLVMALAGAVGCATTGYAAPLDEAGQTQVAQKVETMLATANSFPANTPSPGSSATLPPTFTASPTMTLTPTLTPSPTWKNVFAGEVYAPILLYHRVVEGQENNRYAVSPTAFEEQMRFLAENGYTTITPAYLARVILVGGQLPERPVLITFDDGYADTYTNAFPIMEKYGLKGALYVVTSTVGVGEFITIEQLRDLAAHGWEIGSHTVRHVDLVKNPDQVEKELEDSRQTLQDWLGMPVLTMAYPYGKANEYVQTKTRLAGFRAGLRIGIFNRHTPDSLFELSRREVRAEYTLEQFIELLSVP; encoded by the coding sequence ATGAGACGCATTTTGCTGGGCTTGCTGGTCATGGCGCTTGCCGGTGCAGTGGGGTGCGCCACGACCGGCTACGCCGCGCCACTGGATGAGGCGGGTCAAACCCAGGTGGCACAAAAAGTGGAGACCATGCTTGCCACGGCTAACTCGTTCCCGGCAAACACGCCTTCGCCCGGCTCTTCGGCAACCCTACCCCCCACGTTCACAGCCTCGCCGACGATGACCCTGACCCCCACGTTGACCCCTTCTCCTACCTGGAAAAATGTCTTTGCCGGTGAGGTATACGCGCCGATTTTGCTCTATCACCGCGTGGTGGAGGGGCAGGAAAACAACCGCTACGCCGTTTCTCCGACTGCTTTCGAGGAACAGATGCGCTTTCTGGCGGAGAACGGCTACACCACCATCACGCCGGCGTATCTGGCGCGGGTGATTCTGGTGGGCGGACAACTGCCCGAACGTCCGGTGCTGATTACCTTTGACGACGGCTATGCCGATACCTACACCAATGCTTTTCCCATCATGGAGAAGTATGGCTTGAAGGGCGCGCTGTATGTGGTCACTTCAACCGTAGGGGTAGGGGAATTTATCACCATAGAGCAACTGCGCGACCTGGCGGCGCACGGCTGGGAGATTGGTTCGCACACCGTTCGCCATGTGGATCTGGTTAAGAACCCGGATCAGGTGGAGAAGGAACTGGAAGACTCCCGCCAGACCCTGCAGGACTGGCTGGGAATGCCGGTATTGACCATGGCGTATCCCTATGGCAAAGCCAATGAGTATGTACAGACCAAAACGCGCCTGGCGGGATTCCGTGCCGGATTGAGGATTGGTATTTTCAACCGCCACACGCCGGACTCTCTGTTTGAGTTAAGCCGCCGCGAGGTGCGCGCGGAGTACACACTGGAACAGTTCATCGAGTTACTGAGTGTGCCATAA
- a CDS encoding UbiA family prenyltransferase has protein sequence MEPAETSTLSQHVLRIARPWALGFSLLTYALGGGVAHYLGVTIEWGRFLGGQLLVFILLLCGFFLFETFELPLESAVPAPGEKPRRLSRIQALRISVILLTGGAALTALWIAQGVLNTVAFLVLGISVLVMLALSVPPLRLANSAYRDLLWGILFVYLIPAFAFALQSGELHTLLGFITLPLIFLYLASSLALSLEHYASDLKQGRRNMLNRLGWERAVGVHHYLVLVGFLLFPLGSLMGIPRSLLFPGLLGLPVGLFQIWQLMRIAGGAPPRWRLLMITAAATLVVTLYDLNLALWTD, from the coding sequence ATGGAACCCGCCGAAACATCTACCCTCTCTCAACACGTCCTGCGCATTGCCCGACCCTGGGCGCTGGGCTTTTCCCTGTTGACCTATGCGCTGGGCGGCGGGGTGGCGCACTACCTAGGGGTGACCATCGAGTGGGGGCGCTTTCTGGGCGGTCAACTGCTGGTGTTCATCCTGCTGTTGTGCGGCTTTTTCCTTTTTGAAACCTTTGAACTTCCTCTGGAATCTGCCGTTCCTGCCCCGGGAGAAAAGCCGCGCCGGTTGTCCCGAATTCAGGCATTGCGCATCAGCGTGATTTTGCTCACCGGCGGGGCGGCGCTCACCGCTTTATGGATTGCTCAGGGGGTGCTGAACACAGTGGCGTTTCTGGTGCTGGGTATCAGTGTGCTGGTGATGCTGGCGCTCAGCGTTCCGCCGTTGCGGCTGGCAAATTCTGCCTACCGTGACCTGCTTTGGGGCATTTTGTTCGTGTACCTCATCCCGGCGTTCGCCTTTGCCCTGCAAAGCGGCGAACTGCACACCTTGCTGGGGTTTATCACCCTGCCGCTCATCTTCCTTTACCTGGCGTCTTCTCTGGCGCTTTCGCTGGAACATTACGCCAGCGACCTGAAGCAGGGGCGGCGCAACATGCTCAACCGCCTGGGGTGGGAGCGCGCCGTTGGGGTGCATCATTATCTGGTGCTGGTGGGCTTTTTGCTCTTCCCGCTGGGCAGTTTGATGGGTATCCCGCGCAGTCTGCTCTTCCCCGGTTTGCTGGGCTTGCCGGTTGGGCTGTTTCAGATCTGGCAGTTGATGCGCATTGCCGGCGGCGCGCCGCCGCGCTGGCGCTTGCTGATGATCACCGCCGCGGCAACGCTGGTAGTCACCCTTTACGACTTAAATCTCGCTCTCTGGACGGATTGA
- a CDS encoding glycerol-3-phosphate acyltransferase: MQVIQVLGVLVVSYLLGSIPFGWIIVKLSTGRDIREVESGRMGGTNAMRAAGFLAGLLTAIGDIAKAYVTHWLVVWFIPADWGIRIWLEVAAPLMAILGHNYSIYLLTRHSDGTVKLRGGAGGAPCFGGTLGILPWSAYIILPIGVLVYVFVGYASVTTLSIAISATALFTYLTLTQGYPWQYILYGVFSFFILAWALRPNLKRLAEGTERAVGLRAYLQKRRQAQSK; encoded by the coding sequence ATGCAAGTCATACAGGTTCTGGGTGTGCTGGTTGTTTCTTACCTGTTGGGATCCATTCCCTTTGGGTGGATCATCGTCAAATTGTCCACCGGGCGCGATATCCGCGAAGTGGAAAGTGGACGCATGGGCGGTACCAATGCCATGCGAGCAGCCGGTTTTCTGGCAGGGCTGTTGACCGCCATCGGCGACATTGCCAAAGCCTACGTCACCCACTGGTTGGTGGTGTGGTTTATCCCCGCCGATTGGGGCATTCGCATCTGGCTGGAAGTTGCTGCGCCGCTCATGGCCATCCTGGGCCATAACTATTCCATTTACCTGCTCACCCGCCACAGCGACGGCACGGTCAAACTGCGCGGCGGCGCAGGCGGGGCACCCTGTTTTGGTGGCACGCTGGGCATCCTGCCATGGAGCGCGTATATCATCTTACCGATTGGAGTACTGGTGTACGTCTTCGTGGGTTACGCCTCGGTAACCACGCTGAGCATTGCCATTTCTGCCACTGCTCTGTTCACCTATCTGACGTTGACACAGGGCTACCCATGGCAGTACATCCTGTACGGGGTATTCAGTTTCTTCATCCTGGCATGGGCACTGCGTCCCAACCTGAAACGTCTGGCTGAAGGCACCGAGCGGGCAGTGGGACTGCGGGCATACCTGCAAAAGCGGCGGCAGGCGCAATCGAAATAA
- a CDS encoding M67 family metallopeptidase gives MRFPEDMVEQILNHMQGNLQEERCGLIGGVNGEAHLFLPITNILHSPTRFRMDASEQWQAFQTFEAQGLELMAIVHSHPNGPSVPSPTDLAEFAYPGVLYLIAAPTAEGWQLRGFWLDEGQIREEGLEISRNASS, from the coding sequence ATGCGTTTTCCGGAGGACATGGTCGAGCAAATTCTTAACCACATGCAGGGTAATCTTCAGGAAGAACGCTGTGGGCTGATTGGCGGCGTGAACGGAGAAGCCCACCTGTTTCTGCCCATTACCAACATCCTGCACAGTCCTACCCGTTTCCGCATGGACGCCAGCGAGCAGTGGCAAGCCTTCCAGACCTTTGAAGCGCAAGGTCTGGAGTTAATGGCAATTGTCCATTCCCATCCCAACGGTCCTTCCGTCCCCTCTCCCACCGACCTTGCCGAGTTTGCCTATCCGGGCGTGCTGTACCTCATCGCCGCACCGACCGCAGAGGGCTGGCAATTGCGCGGCTTCTGGCTGGATGAGGGACAAATCCGTGAAGAGGGTTTGGAAATTTCCCGTAACGCATCTTCGTAA
- the bcp gene encoding thioredoxin-dependent thiol peroxidase — MVLSANQPAPDFTLADETGAMRSLSEFRGKPVVLYFYPKDDTPGCTTEACNFRDDYHVYAENGVVILGVSPDSPKSHAKFKAKYNLPFTLLADEEHRVCEMYGVWGRKKFMGREYDGVFRTTFLIDPQGMIVKVWEGVKPEGHSQEVLEALRDWQGASA; from the coding sequence ATGGTGCTTTCAGCCAATCAACCCGCGCCCGATTTCACCCTTGCCGATGAGACCGGTGCGATGCGTTCTCTCTCCGAGTTTCGAGGCAAACCGGTGGTGTTGTACTTTTACCCCAAGGACGATACTCCGGGATGCACCACCGAAGCCTGTAATTTCCGCGATGATTACCACGTTTACGCTGAAAATGGAGTAGTCATTTTAGGTGTCAGCCCCGATTCCCCCAAATCTCACGCCAAATTCAAAGCCAAGTACAATCTGCCTTTCACCCTGCTGGCAGATGAAGAGCATCGTGTGTGCGAGATGTACGGCGTATGGGGGCGCAAGAAGTTCATGGGGCGCGAGTACGACGGCGTTTTCCGTACTACCTTCCTCATTGACCCGCAGGGGATGATTGTCAAGGTGTGGGAAGGTGTCAAACCCGAGGGGCACAGTCAGGAAGTGCTGGAAGCCCTGCGCGACTGGCAGGGCGCCAGTGCCTGA
- a CDS encoding GAF domain-containing sensor histidine kinase: MLTNAGNVLGWIVLWLAVLAGIGILFWLFRREHSRRVQFQTRIRQLEQQLNAVLELNRALAESEDEKSLIETALAQINRLVGGMGASFVPFDAWGEPLPAFTAGDLPEPVLKGWAEHLVSEQVRGACRTCEMLQSLSGKTCPLRWGPMGAMEIYCFPLALGERRLGMVNLYLPSGCSLDSALHDFLQGILNELALAVETARLHRQEVLTLRQIQALRLPRRDLQSTLSALLQRVRDHLGFGTLIIQVRPLQDERLSGLRIVVGDVQAYPAGWLEILLEQALVCKEARQRREEYGWVRMYPLQLPDGLSMGCLVLLEPVMEDLLPAQQALLQTAAAQAALMIENERSLLALEYTLILQERTRLAREIHDGLAQTLAFLKMQVAQMQTALQQGDLTRLARLLSENKQALEEVYQETRQTIDHLRTQPEEDLTVWLEGLASSFQRHTGIPVEVRWLTQPPTLAPEVQVQMVRILQEALNNVRKHAHASQVSITLREWGRDVVMEIHDNGRGFDPEDVPEVAQYGLRGMRERAEMIGAELQIISAPHLGTTVRVALPYRQEENVE; encoded by the coding sequence ATGTTAACAAACGCGGGGAACGTTCTCGGGTGGATTGTCCTCTGGCTTGCTGTGCTGGCAGGCATAGGCATCCTGTTCTGGCTGTTTCGCCGCGAGCATTCCCGCAGAGTTCAATTCCAAACCCGTATCCGACAACTGGAACAGCAACTGAATGCCGTTCTTGAACTCAATCGTGCCCTGGCAGAGAGCGAGGACGAGAAGAGCCTCATCGAGACTGCTCTGGCGCAGATCAACCGTTTGGTGGGGGGCATGGGTGCGTCCTTTGTCCCGTTCGATGCCTGGGGGGAGCCCTTGCCCGCCTTCACCGCAGGCGATTTGCCCGAGCCGGTACTGAAGGGCTGGGCAGAGCATCTCGTCTCTGAACAGGTGCGCGGAGCATGTCGCACCTGTGAAATGCTTCAATCTCTGTCCGGGAAAACCTGCCCGTTGCGCTGGGGTCCCATGGGAGCCATGGAGATTTACTGCTTCCCTCTGGCGTTGGGAGAGCGCCGTTTGGGCATGGTGAATTTGTATCTTCCTTCCGGGTGCTCGCTGGACTCTGCTCTGCATGACTTTTTGCAGGGCATTCTTAACGAACTGGCACTGGCGGTGGAAACGGCGCGTTTGCACCGTCAGGAGGTGCTCACCCTGCGGCAGATTCAAGCCCTGCGCCTGCCGCGCCGCGATTTGCAAAGCACCCTGAGCGCTCTGCTTCAACGGGTGCGCGATCACCTGGGGTTTGGCACGCTGATTATACAGGTACGTCCGCTTCAGGATGAGCGCCTTTCTGGGTTGCGCATAGTCGTTGGTGATGTGCAGGCGTATCCTGCAGGCTGGCTGGAAATTCTGCTGGAACAGGCGCTGGTGTGTAAAGAGGCTCGTCAGCGGCGTGAAGAGTATGGTTGGGTACGCATGTACCCCCTGCAGTTGCCCGATGGGCTCTCGATGGGCTGTCTGGTTCTGCTGGAACCGGTGATGGAAGATCTCTTGCCTGCCCAGCAAGCCCTGTTGCAAACGGCGGCGGCGCAGGCGGCACTGATGATTGAAAATGAACGCTCCCTGCTGGCACTGGAGTACACCCTTATTTTGCAGGAACGCACCCGCCTGGCGCGGGAAATCCATGACGGATTGGCGCAGACGCTGGCATTCCTGAAGATGCAGGTCGCTCAGATGCAAACTGCCCTTCAACAGGGTGATTTGACGCGCCTGGCGCGCCTGTTGAGCGAGAACAAGCAGGCGCTGGAAGAAGTTTATCAGGAAACCCGTCAGACCATTGATCACCTGCGAACCCAGCCTGAAGAGGATTTAACCGTATGGCTGGAAGGACTGGCATCCAGTTTTCAGCGCCATACGGGCATCCCCGTGGAAGTGCGCTGGCTGACCCAGCCGCCCACACTGGCGCCCGAAGTCCAGGTGCAGATGGTGCGTATTCTTCAGGAAGCCCTCAATAATGTGCGCAAGCACGCGCATGCCTCGCAGGTCAGCATCACCCTGCGTGAATGGGGCAGGGATGTGGTGATGGAAATCCATGACAATGGGCGTGGATTTGACCCGGAGGATGTGCCGGAGGTGGCGCAGTACGGTTTACGTGGCATGCGTGAACGTGCGGAGATGATTGGAGCGGAATTGCAAATCATCAGTGCACCGCACCTGGGAACGACCGTGCGGGTAGCCCTGCCCTATCGTCAGGAGGAAAATGTGGAATGA